A portion of the Acidisarcina polymorpha genome contains these proteins:
- a CDS encoding pyridoxal phosphate-dependent aminotransferase has translation MIADLPIHGGQLRRIAALFNIPESDLIDFSANINPDGPPSTVLASLQASLEDSSTLNAYPDLEETELKDSIAEYAGVSFSNVAVANGFVPLLDAGLRALKIKRCLLPVPGFVEYRRTLERARIEVIPYILTEVSNFNYSIEALLAGGHDAILLANPQNPSGILTNREFLVHLVQKAAVENITVLLDEAFIDYTPSASVVADVDRFSNLIVFRSVTKFHGVPGLRVAYAAANEAIVRKINDGLPPWPITTLAARAVAAALADQPFAESARAKNEERRVYLHAGLERLCLHPYPSSANFLLFRLPDRIPSADFWRRMIVEHHFVLRDCSNYEALSPGHFRVAVGAQEQSDRLLNAISQLLKSNF, from the coding sequence ATGATCGCGGATCTGCCCATCCACGGAGGTCAGCTACGCAGGATCGCTGCGCTGTTTAACATACCGGAATCGGACCTTATTGATTTCAGCGCGAACATCAATCCCGACGGGCCGCCGTCCACAGTGTTGGCATCATTACAGGCAAGTCTCGAGGATTCCTCGACCTTGAACGCTTATCCCGACCTCGAAGAGACCGAACTAAAAGACTCCATTGCAGAATATGCCGGTGTCTCATTCTCCAATGTCGCCGTCGCCAATGGATTTGTGCCACTGCTTGACGCAGGGCTGCGCGCTTTGAAAATCAAGCGCTGTCTGCTTCCGGTGCCGGGCTTCGTCGAGTATCGCCGCACACTGGAACGGGCCCGGATCGAAGTCATTCCCTATATCCTCACCGAGGTGTCGAACTTTAACTACAGCATCGAAGCTCTCCTGGCAGGCGGCCACGATGCCATCTTGCTCGCCAACCCGCAGAATCCATCAGGGATTTTGACGAACAGGGAGTTCCTCGTTCATCTGGTGCAGAAAGCGGCGGTGGAAAACATCACCGTTCTTCTTGACGAAGCCTTCATCGACTACACTCCGTCAGCTTCCGTCGTCGCCGACGTCGATCGTTTCTCCAACCTGATTGTATTTCGATCAGTGACTAAGTTTCACGGAGTTCCAGGGCTTCGCGTGGCCTACGCGGCCGCAAATGAGGCGATAGTCCGCAAGATCAATGATGGTCTGCCGCCATGGCCCATTACAACTCTCGCGGCTCGTGCAGTGGCAGCAGCCTTGGCCGATCAGCCCTTCGCCGAAAGCGCGCGTGCAAAGAACGAGGAAAGACGCGTCTATCTTCATGCGGGACTGGAAAGATTATGCCTCCATCCCTATCCCTCCTCAGCAAATTTCCTGCTCTTTCGGCTTCCCGATCGCATTCCTTCGGCCGATTTTTGGCGGCGCATGATTGTGGAACATCACTTCGTTTTGCGAGACTGCTCGAACTATGAGGCGCTGTCTCCAGGACATTTCCGGGTCGCGGTCGGCGCGCAAGAACAATCCGATCGCCTCTTGAATGCAATTTCCCAGTTACTAAAATCTAACTTCTAG
- the cbiB gene encoding adenosylcobinamide-phosphate synthase CbiB, whose protein sequence is MNRSVLIPAAWVIDQVAGDPEWFPHPVRMIGLATTLGEAALRPRRQSSFFELLAGGTLTLAIVGASYCATRHVVQSANRTSTGLGIAVEVLLGWTCLAGRNLQQEALLVTRALEVDDLPRARRQLARIVGRDTEHLDTAEICRALIETLAESASDGILAPIFYMAIGGAPLAMAYKAVNTLDSMIGHADTQYFYFGKAAARLDDAANFLPSRLTAACIIATSALGRSADARAAWRIWRLDGAKHKSPNAGQPESAMSGALHVQLGGDNTYAGEVVSMPRIGQEFPAASLAQAKTAIRLVSLVTIAGVAAATGLLLWSQRRQRKLPT, encoded by the coding sequence TTGAATCGCAGCGTCCTGATTCCTGCCGCCTGGGTCATCGATCAAGTAGCCGGTGATCCCGAGTGGTTCCCGCATCCTGTTCGCATGATCGGTCTTGCGACCACGCTTGGGGAAGCGGCACTTCGCCCTCGTCGCCAAAGCAGTTTCTTCGAACTACTCGCCGGCGGAACTCTCACGCTTGCCATCGTCGGCGCCAGCTATTGCGCGACTCGACACGTTGTCCAATCTGCCAATCGTACTTCGACTGGGCTTGGAATTGCAGTCGAAGTACTCCTCGGTTGGACATGCCTCGCTGGCCGCAACCTTCAACAGGAGGCCTTGTTGGTGACTCGTGCGCTCGAGGTCGACGACCTGCCGCGGGCTCGTCGCCAGCTCGCGAGAATTGTCGGCCGCGATACCGAACATCTCGACACGGCGGAAATTTGCCGCGCGCTGATCGAGACTTTGGCTGAAAGTGCCTCCGATGGCATCCTCGCTCCAATCTTCTACATGGCGATCGGCGGAGCTCCTCTTGCCATGGCTTATAAGGCCGTGAATACACTGGATTCCATGATTGGCCACGCGGACACGCAGTATTTCTACTTCGGCAAGGCTGCTGCCCGGCTCGATGACGCTGCCAATTTTCTTCCCTCGCGACTGACGGCGGCTTGCATCATCGCCACCTCGGCACTCGGTCGATCAGCCGACGCTCGAGCAGCATGGCGTATCTGGAGGCTGGACGGAGCCAAACACAAGAGTCCCAATGCCGGTCAACCCGAGAGCGCCATGTCCGGAGCTTTGCACGTGCAGCTCGGGGGAGATAACACCTACGCTGGTGAAGTCGTGTCGATGCCACGCATCGGCCAGGAATTTCCCGCTGCATCGCTTGCTCAGGCAAAGACGGCAATTCGCCTTGTCTCTCTGGTAACCATAGCTGGCGTTGCCGCCGCGACTGGCCTTCTTCTCTGGAGTCAACGCCGGCAGCGGAAGCTCCCAACATGA
- a CDS encoding cobyric acid synthase: protein MKARSIMVLGTSSHVGKSLLTAALCRIFADQGIRVAPFKSQNMSLNSAATVEGLEIGRAQALQAEAARVPASVHMNPILLKPAGNMTSQVIVRGKVWRSLSAFEYHRRRVEELMPVIRESYEILASQNDVIVLEGAGSPAEINLKENDIVNMRMAEMADASCILVGDIDRGGVFASLLGTVQLLDPSEQARIRGFVINKFRGDIALLQPGIRMIEDRLQRRCLGVVPFLHQLTLDEEDSLGLPAGDVSKLRPWIAGDEKDRPLRIAVVALPSFSNFTDFDALRNEPSVDLRFSRNSSEIANADVVVLPGSKQTVDDLLWLRQHGLDAVVSSQAALGLVVGICGGFQMLGQRILDPHGIEHEDEAEGLGLLPFVTRMNPDKVTRQASGYLAVTSLFGEAIPSMSLQGYEIHLGETFYAAGAQTFSVLHNGQPDGCISPDKRIFGTYLHGIFDDDGFRHTFITAARAFHALTPALEFQDWKRQREEALDRLADAVRMSLDLPRIFDWVGLTYQPRVESVVMEHAH, encoded by the coding sequence ATGAAGGCCCGCTCCATCATGGTCCTCGGGACCAGTTCTCATGTTGGCAAATCGCTTTTGACTGCGGCGCTCTGCCGTATCTTTGCCGATCAGGGCATTCGGGTGGCTCCTTTCAAATCGCAAAATATGTCGCTGAACTCCGCCGCGACGGTTGAGGGCCTGGAGATCGGTCGCGCCCAGGCTCTGCAGGCCGAGGCCGCCCGCGTCCCAGCCTCGGTCCACATGAACCCGATCCTTCTAAAACCTGCTGGAAACATGACCTCGCAGGTTATTGTGCGGGGTAAAGTATGGCGCAGTCTCTCGGCCTTCGAATATCACCGGCGCCGGGTCGAAGAGCTCATGCCCGTGATCCGCGAAAGTTACGAGATCCTCGCTTCCCAGAATGACGTCATCGTGCTCGAAGGTGCGGGCTCTCCTGCTGAGATCAACCTGAAAGAAAATGACATCGTTAACATGCGCATGGCAGAGATGGCGGATGCGAGCTGTATTCTCGTCGGCGACATCGACCGCGGCGGTGTCTTCGCCTCTTTGCTGGGGACCGTCCAATTGTTGGACCCCTCGGAACAGGCGCGCATTCGCGGGTTCGTCATCAACAAATTTCGCGGCGACATCGCGCTCCTTCAGCCCGGCATTCGCATGATTGAAGATCGGCTGCAACGGCGTTGCCTGGGCGTCGTTCCTTTTCTTCATCAATTGACTCTCGATGAAGAGGACAGCCTCGGCTTACCAGCCGGCGACGTGTCGAAGCTCCGCCCTTGGATTGCCGGAGATGAGAAGGATCGGCCCTTGCGCATTGCCGTCGTTGCGCTTCCCTCCTTCTCGAACTTCACCGACTTTGACGCTCTCCGCAACGAACCTTCCGTCGATCTGCGCTTCTCTCGCAACTCTTCGGAGATTGCGAACGCCGACGTCGTGGTGCTGCCCGGCAGCAAACAAACCGTTGACGATTTGCTATGGTTGCGGCAGCATGGCCTGGACGCCGTCGTCAGCAGCCAGGCAGCGCTAGGATTAGTTGTTGGTATCTGCGGCGGATTTCAGATGCTGGGTCAACGGATTCTCGACCCTCACGGCATCGAACATGAAGACGAGGCTGAAGGACTTGGTCTGCTTCCCTTCGTCACTCGCATGAACCCGGACAAGGTCACCCGGCAGGCAAGCGGATACCTGGCCGTTACATCGCTATTCGGGGAAGCCATTCCTTCCATGAGTTTGCAAGGCTACGAGATACATCTCGGAGAGACCTTCTACGCTGCGGGCGCTCAGACATTCTCGGTCCTCCATAATGGCCAACCTGACGGGTGCATCTCGCCGGACAAGCGCATCTTTGGGACCTACCTGCACGGCATCTTCGACGACGATGGCTTCCGGCACACTTTCATTACCGCGGCCCGAGCCTTCCACGCCCTTACGCCTGCGCTGGAGTTTCAAGATTGGAAGCGGCAACGGGAAGAAGCCCTAGATCGGCTGGCGGACGCCGTTCGGATGTCGCTGGACTTACCACGCATCTTCGACTGGGTGGGTCTTACTTATCAGCCCCGCGTCGAGTCGGTGGTGATGGAACACGCCCATTGA
- the bluB gene encoding 5,6-dimethylbenzimidazole synthase, whose protein sequence is MVTNEFGLQERDAVYRAIAARRDVRRGFLPEALPSELLRRLLAAAHKAPSVGLMQPSRFIVIHDLAIRQAVHAAFLEANELALRSYTGERREQYASLKLEGILEAPQNLCILSDPQSDRGHQLGRHTMPETAIYSTVCAIQNLWLAARAEGVGVGWVSILDPARLREILHIPAEIVPVAYLCLGYVDCFGTEPELERSGWERRVPLDSVVHYDMYHEQDGSKNAEAKSA, encoded by the coding sequence ATGGTGACGAACGAGTTTGGACTGCAGGAGCGCGATGCCGTTTACCGCGCGATCGCCGCGCGACGCGATGTGCGGAGAGGATTTCTTCCCGAAGCTCTGCCCAGCGAACTCCTGCGCCGCCTGCTGGCCGCCGCACATAAAGCCCCATCCGTTGGTCTAATGCAGCCTTCGCGATTCATCGTCATTCACGATTTAGCCATTCGCCAAGCCGTTCACGCAGCGTTCCTCGAGGCCAACGAGTTGGCCTTACGAAGCTACACCGGCGAACGACGGGAACAGTACGCGAGTTTGAAGCTCGAAGGGATCCTCGAGGCGCCCCAGAATCTTTGCATCCTTAGTGATCCGCAAAGCGACCGCGGCCATCAGCTCGGTCGTCACACCATGCCAGAAACCGCGATCTATTCGACCGTCTGCGCTATACAGAATCTTTGGCTCGCCGCCCGGGCTGAAGGAGTCGGCGTCGGATGGGTCAGCATCCTCGATCCGGCTCGTCTTCGCGAGATCCTGCACATTCCGGCGGAGATCGTGCCCGTCGCCTATCTCTGCCTTGGGTACGTCGACTGCTTCGGTACCGAACCGGAATTGGAACGCAGTGGTTGGGAGAGGCGGGTGCCCCTCGACTCCGTGGTGCACTACGACATGTATCACGAACAAGACGGCTCGAAGAACGCTGAGGCCAAGTCCGCATGA
- a CDS encoding cob(I)yrinic acid a,c-diamide adenosyltransferase, with amino-acid sequence MSIATTRGDGGQTGLAGGIRVSKADLRVESYGSVDELNSVLGFARSICQHKEIAEWTETIQRTLFRVGSALATPPESKKRPPVISAEDVTMLTELVHKIEAIEGVLSDWSLPGAHTESAAYEVARTVCRRAERSAVRFVENGGVVQPEVLAYMNRLSDVIWLFGRLIEFNAGIDARLRDDTKTGPKWSRAW; translated from the coding sequence ATGAGCATTGCAACTACACGAGGCGACGGCGGCCAGACCGGTCTCGCCGGCGGCATCCGCGTTTCAAAGGCCGATCTTCGCGTCGAGTCGTACGGGAGCGTCGACGAGCTGAATAGCGTTCTCGGCTTTGCCCGGAGTATCTGCCAACACAAGGAGATCGCCGAATGGACGGAGACCATTCAGCGTACTCTCTTCCGGGTCGGCTCCGCACTTGCCACTCCCCCTGAGAGCAAGAAGCGGCCTCCGGTCATCTCGGCGGAAGATGTCACCATGCTCACCGAGCTGGTTCACAAGATCGAAGCCATTGAGGGTGTTCTCTCCGACTGGTCTCTTCCCGGAGCGCATACGGAATCCGCGGCCTACGAGGTAGCTCGCACCGTTTGCCGTCGTGCCGAGCGTAGCGCCGTCCGGTTCGTTGAGAATGGTGGCGTCGTTCAGCCGGAGGTCCTGGCCTACATGAATCGCCTATCCGATGTGATTTGGCTCTTTGGCCGACTCATTGAATTCAACGCAGGCATTGACGCCCGGCTGCGGGATGATACAAAAACCGGGCCAAAATGGTCGAGAGCATGGTGA
- a CDS encoding histidine phosphatase family protein: MNDLLFIRHAETDMAGTFCGHSDPALNDDGFRQVERLLHSLRSERIDAVYSSDLQRCHTTARALAETHAVPCFTSRGLREIHFGLWEGLTWQQIETLDSNYAARWVNEFPQLSAPQGESIESFERRVCAETENLLHRLNSGLLAVVTHAGVIRSVLRLLCGVDGTDSWARSIPYCSTLRYFQSSRSFQEVLL; this comes from the coding sequence ATGAACGATCTATTGTTCATCCGTCATGCCGAGACAGATATGGCCGGAACTTTTTGCGGGCACTCTGATCCTGCCCTCAATGACGACGGCTTTCGGCAAGTCGAACGGCTCCTCCACTCCCTGCGTTCTGAGCGCATTGATGCCGTCTACTCGAGTGACCTGCAACGCTGCCATACAACTGCGCGGGCTTTGGCTGAGACACATGCCGTTCCTTGTTTCACCAGCAGAGGGTTGCGGGAAATACATTTTGGTCTTTGGGAAGGGCTCACCTGGCAGCAGATCGAGACGCTCGACTCGAACTATGCGGCGCGCTGGGTCAATGAGTTTCCGCAACTCTCCGCACCGCAAGGTGAATCGATCGAATCCTTTGAAAGAAGAGTGTGTGCGGAGACAGAAAATCTTCTTCATCGGCTCAACAGCGGGCTACTCGCTGTGGTCACCCATGCCGGAGTGATACGCAGCGTTCTTCGCTTGCTGTGCGGCGTCGACGGCACTGACTCATGGGCGCGAAGCATCCCTTACTGTTCCACGCTGCGCTATTTTCAATCGAGCCGATCGTTTCAAGAGGTGCTCTTATGA
- the cobS gene encoding adenosylcobinamide-GDP ribazoletransferase, with amino-acid sequence MSGATYLKRSGLDFFVAVQFLTRIPVPKLAYDPGSLSRAVKFFPVVGLLIGGAAAVAHLLLAPHLPRLIVALLVISLLVLLTGCLHEDGLADSADAFGGGWKREQVLAILKDSRIGSYGAAALILSILARVLLLAALPLNQIAQYLIAAHVLCRWTTLPLSYYLAPARHPVEEPAASQGARIARLTTRGTLIAASILSFGIVLIALKRSSVAAIAATLLIALLSASYYKRRIGGVTGDCFGATNQLTEIAVYLTGVWVA; translated from the coding sequence ATGAGCGGAGCAACTTACCTGAAAAGAAGCGGCTTGGATTTCTTCGTCGCCGTCCAGTTCCTGACTCGGATCCCGGTACCAAAACTAGCTTATGATCCCGGCTCACTCTCGCGAGCGGTAAAGTTCTTTCCGGTCGTGGGCCTGCTTATTGGTGGCGCGGCGGCGGTGGCGCATCTCCTCCTCGCACCGCATCTGCCCCGGCTGATTGTTGCGCTGCTGGTTATATCCTTACTCGTGCTGCTTACCGGATGCCTGCATGAAGACGGTCTCGCCGACTCCGCAGACGCGTTCGGAGGAGGGTGGAAGCGGGAGCAGGTCCTCGCGATTCTTAAGGACAGCCGGATCGGCAGCTATGGAGCCGCAGCCCTGATTCTCAGCATCCTTGCACGCGTGCTTTTGCTGGCGGCACTGCCCTTGAACCAGATAGCCCAGTACCTCATTGCCGCACACGTTCTATGCCGCTGGACGACGCTCCCCCTAAGCTACTATCTCGCGCCCGCTCGCCACCCCGTGGAAGAGCCAGCGGCAAGTCAAGGAGCACGCATCGCCAGACTGACTACTCGAGGAACCCTCATTGCAGCTTCCATCCTCAGCTTCGGGATTGTCCTCATCGCGTTGAAGCGAAGTTCGGTGGCCGCGATCGCGGCAACGCTGCTAATCGCACTATTAAGTGCTAGCTACTACAAACGCAGAATAGGCGGGGTCACTGGAGACTGTTTTGGCGCCACGAATCAGTTGACGGAGATCGCTGTGTACCTTACCGGAGTGTGGGTGGCATGA